ACACAAAAAAGCTTCATTCCTCAGTCAAAAGTCCCTTACTTGACTCTCTCTGGAATCAAATGTCATTTTTCGTAGTCACAGGTGTACCAGCATAAAACAACTTGACCCTTGAGTCACAGGTCTCTTACTTCTCTGAACTAGAGGCTCCTTCCACAGTAACAGACGTTCCGCTGACCTTTACAATAGCTTCATTCGCAGGCAGCTTAACAACAGGAATCGTCTCACTGGACTGGCCATCCTCAAGCTTCGCCTCAGTCCCCTGGAAACTACACTCGGCTGCTTGTGGTCGAGGGGTCGAAAGTACAAACTCTGTCGATCTGCTGTTACCATACAACAGTTCCTCTTTTTCCCTGGGGTCAACTCGAGGATAACGGCTGCGGACCACCCGCCCGGGTGTCCCAGTTTGGGAGAGACTTTCGAGCCTGGCTAATTGTTCTCGCTGCAGCCTTCTTTGTGCCCGGCATTTGCTGTCAATTCGTGGTTTGATAAAACGCCAGCGAATTTCTTCTTTCTCCGGCTCAATTGGAAACTTGAAATTTATGTGAGCTGAGAGGACAAAGAAAgacaaataagaaaaaagaaatctttcTCGGGAACTTTACTCTAGATTTTAACAACCAACGTCAtaatgattgaaaaaaaaaaagttcacttaaaaaatataaatttgatCAATCAAAAGTATTTAGCGAGTTCTTCAGTCTCGCCCTGATTGTACAATATTGGCGAGGTTCTCGGCCAAACACTGTCGCAGTATTAcacattcagaaattcagtaattttggcctctatgttattaacttgtgttttcagaagttgctgaaattgccttcGTCAATGCGCGACttgggcaatttcagcaacttctgaaaacacgcgtgatattaatcctcAATTTTACTCGCCCCCATGCCATTACCTATACAAAGCAAAGGATATAGAATGAAAGATATACTTTTGTAAACGCGTGTTGTCGTCCGAAACTTTTAtatgtttcctttttcacaaagaaagggaaagaaatgtaattTACTGCGTGTTCGCCCGTGCGGCACGCTCACTTCTTTCTCATTCAACCCAAGAGCACGTGGAGCACGCTCACTTGTTTCTAATTCAACCCAagcgcacgtgcagcacgctcaCTTCTTTCTCATTCAACCCAAGAGCACGTGGAGCACGCTCACTTGTTTCTAATTCAACCCAagcgcacgtgcagcacgctcaCTTCTTCTCATTCGCCTATGCGTGAGATACCAACATTTCAATCGGAAAATTTCCGAGTGCTCTTACGACATTCCGATTACTAGTTCGGATGCGCGATCGCTGAGTTATCGGAGAGTCGATGGAACGAGGCTACTTAACAAGGTTAAGTCGACAATGCGTTTACATAGGTTTATCGATTTTATGGACAACGTTGCGCTTGCAACAATGTCGTGTGAACACGCCTCACCTTGAATGGCCTTTATTTTGATTGGGTCCAGTAGCTCTCGGCCACGCGCTCCATTGATATTTGATGCCGCCATTTCGTCTCGGGTGAACAACGCTTCCAGCAAATTTAGGGACAGCTTTGCGGGATTTGTCCCGGAAGCTTCCGAGCGACCCAGTAATTTGTTTTCACCACAGAACCACACACGGGACAGGGGATTGTTCTTGTTTCCGAGCCAAAAGCCTTGCGAGTAACACAGATGCTGAAGGCCTGAGAAAGGGCAAAAATAAAAGGgactgaattaaaaaaaaactgaacgtGACAGTTAAGCAGCTGGCTGCAAAGAAGCCTGACAAACATCCAGGCTTGAACGAGACCCAAAGACGTAAAAGTGCAACGCCGCTGCTCTATCAATATGCACATGTGCTCATTTGTATACTTCCAGGACATTCTCGCGAGTGATTGAATACTGTTTCTTTAACAAATACTGATTCCATGTTCCCTAACATGTCTAAGCACTACAACTGACCCGTGAAATAAAACCTCACTACCCATTACCCGCTCCCGTTCtggccttgtagctcagtGGGTTGAGCAACGGTGATCAATTCCGAAGGTCGTGGCTTCGAaccccaccctggtcagagttgtTCTCTGTCTTTGCATGGGCCCATTTCCCTTACCAGGGCTAACAGCCCTTACCAGGGCTAACAGTCAATGGGGATAAAATTGGGAATTTCGACTGTAATGGAAGGGTCACTGCAGCTGACTCTTAAATTAGATCTTTCAATTATCAGTGCTGAACGGCCAATGTTTCTTATGTACCCCTTAATTACTTTGCCAAGTATAGACGTGGAAGCACAATACTTAAAAAGACAACATGTTCCATACCTTCCAAAGTGCAGCTTGCACCTTTTACAATATCCTCGAATGGAACCTCCATTGTGACGCTCCGTTTGCTATTGTCTCCCATGGAAATGATCACGGGAACAATAGAATCAGTGTCTCCAACTCCCTTAAGATCCCTCTCCAGACCTCTGGACGATGTCTCTGACTGCTCTTCCGTCACAAAACCCCTGGTCGTTGGTTCGCCTGTTGAGGACGATGTCATAAACTTGGATGGAATTGATCTTCCTGTGGCACGACATCCCCGCTGGGAGCCTGGGTTAAAACTAACCGAGTTGTTTGTGAGATGCTGGTTTTCTGTCGAGGATGCAGGGGAACTTCCCTCAGGGGAAGAGCACAAGCTCGGAGATTTGGTGCTGTCCGCAGGGAAGTTGATATCCCTGGGGCTTTCAGTCACCTTGTCAAGCCGTCTGACACTGACTGTTGTCACAGGCCACCCACTGTCTGAGCCTGATGTGTGCTTCACAGACGACTGAAAATCAAAGGAAGAAAAGTATTCCTCGGACCTCTCCACTGACTTTTGGGCTGAGACAGGAGATTTGACTGAGTAGTTGACTTAGTAGGAAACTTGTGTATGGGTAGTAGTATGGGTAGTAGTTTCCCGGAGACTAAATTCTCTGCAACCTTGCGAAAACCAGGGGAGAGgtcctgggaatgaggttgagATTTAGTGCCCACCTTTTCGATTGAACATATCACATAATAGGTCATTGATTTCCCCAgaatttcaaactaatcgtctatgtgtgaaaagatacttagcAATATAAAGGTGGTAGTGAGAAGACAAGTTACATAGGAACTCAGacctcagttatttttatcattatcattattattattattattattattattattattattattattattattattattattattattgcatgtGGTATAATGTACACAATCAAATATGAATCATTTTGGTGAAATGCAAGTTCACTAACCACTCTGCCAAATAAACCTACAGCAACCCCAGCAACTGTGAAAAGACCGCCACCTCTAAGATTAGGCAAAAAGGACCATGAAAAAAACCATACCGAGTTTGCCTCCTTCTTCTTAGCTATGCTGAGCTCGTTATCAGCTTCGTCTGCCATCAAAAAGCCTTCAATCTTTGACCCCAGTGTCTCCAAAAATTTCTCAATCCTTTCCAGTTTGTCATTGTTTGCTTGGACTAATTCACCAACACGAGACTGGTAAGAGAACAATGGAGAACAGTACTAAGTATTACCCATTTTTCTGCATGAATTTTCCTGCCCTTGTTCATGATGAAATCCCTTGGACTTATTCAAGGCACTGAGAGATTTTGAAACTATCCCCCAGTCCCCATGGCTGGGCTAAGAAAGAGCTCATCTTCAGTGTAAAAAGCTGtcaaactcacagatggcataaaacaaataaaaccaaaGAGCCAAAAGATCATTAGACAATAACCAAACCTCAGCACAGGctaatgaaaacaagaaagaaaaccacaAAATTTTGCACCGATGGTAAACCCTAAGGAAGCTACCATTCATTTTATACATGCCTAAAATAACTTGTTTCCAATGTATTCAACTCAGGCACATTAGTTAAAATTATGTCTGAATTATGTCTTGAATTTTTGATATCTGCTAAATGCTGTtctcataataataattattaaagggTGTTAACCGTAGTTCATGTTGCTTACCAAAGATTTGTTGGAGGTTAAAAATGAAGATTCTGTCTGAGTATATACATCCAACTTGAGACCACAATTTGTTGTCGACACAGGTGACAGCATCTCACCCTTTTTTGCAATCTTCTCCTGTAAGACAATTCAGTAACACTCTGAAACTGATTCTCCTTCCAAGAGCGCCACATTATGGCACTCACCTGTGATAAATTTTCCCAAAGGTGTCACACAACATTTTACAACTAGACTTGGTCCACAACCTCCCAGAAAGGGTTAGCTGTCAATGATATTAACATTTGCCAAGCTTTCTTTACATTAAAGGGGCTCTGTGATGGTAGTTTTGCTATTTAAGGTCAtatcaaattgaaaaacttggtacttgattaaaaaaaacaacaacatgccAAATGATTTTTTCCAGGAAAAGCTGTATCCATGGAGcattcaaacttgaaaacattggccattattttttcaagtttcagtcATTCTCCATTGTTGTCATCCTGAGCTTTAGATTACTAAtattgaattgattttgctGTAAAGTTCTGATAAAAGAAACTTAagcattattttttgtttccattgaATTTAAGCAGTTTGAACCATACTGGAGTGCCACTCAAATGGGGTGACACTGCTCCAGAATCATAGGGCAGCATAAATCAAGAGAAACTTTTTCTCAACTGTCATCAATATCATCTCAGGCAAGAGGAGATGTAGTGTCAACCATTGCGAGTGATACCAATAAGCGGGTAGCTCCTGGTGAAAGTCAAAGTTAGCTAAGCTGGTCCCCTCAAGGAAGATTTGGAGAAGCATATAAACTTTGAGCCAAGATAATTTATTGTACTAattacattaattattataaaaatgacATTATTTATCACAGTAATATTTAGCATAATTTTATTACCATCAAATATATCAATAAAAGGTAAGTATGTTGTTCTTTAAATAAAACTTAGGCAGAGACAGTAAATGacgataaataattattattttttaaaatacactTTTATTTGTCATCATTTAGAAATTTTTTATCACCATAcaattaaatttgtttaaaatatgTTGTGAAGGTACTCATTCTGTAACAAAATCTGACTTCCTTCATGATGGAATTTGATCACCTAGGTGATTGTAGGCATAAGAAGGATTGTTTCTGAAGGTGACTGGCATTCCGACAACTTCTATAGAAGTCATCTCTGAAAAGGACTTTCCGCACAGGAGAAACGCAATAGTTCTACTCAGAACTGCCTTACCCTGGTGATTATGATGATTACATCCCATCAGAGTGTGCTACTTCTGTGTTCAAACCTGTTCATATCActatttagtataaatttactcgtagtctattgtgaatccatgaatctgattggctatattactcgtagactatctgctgatagtctacaattgtgaatagccaatgaaaatcggctattttgaacacgtgatacttgtttcacacctcagtgcacatcacacgcagtgtttgaaacctttgaattgccgatgtaaacacaataaaacattttttcctaaacgttactctacacttttatgcaatgagactaagagtaaatttatactaattgttgattaaaaaaaaaacatttactggGTACATTTACGCTTACCTTTTGAATCTCAAAGAAAACTGATTTAAGAAAACTAATTTAAGAAAACCAGTAAACTTAAAACACCTGAATACATTAATAAGTTTTAGTGTATCATCAAGATAATTTATATTGTTTTCAACGTGCAATCACATGAACtgttaattgattttttttatgaattcaAAAACACCACATCACAGAAACCTTTCTATTCTTTAATGTCTTTCACCATTCACTTAcaaaaagatatatttttatttgacaaGGCAAAGTTAACTTGATTTTGATACTCTTATCACATTGACTGCcaaaacatatatttttatttgaccATGCAAAGTTAACTtgatttttacaataattattcttattaccTATTCCACAGCAAGCTAAGTTTCACTagaaaaggatttttttttattggcattttttgaaaatgttatgCATAAAGAATGAGACAAAATTATGACAGAATGCTGTTAATACAGCTGTGAAAAAGTTCGTTATGCTAAGGTGTCATTGTTTTAtgtgatttcttttttaaaaagttaaaatggaATATTAACTGCCATAGGCATCTTCTTCGTTAGTTTTAAGGCCAGAGcttgttttcttctgaaacttaaaaaatgtgacaaaatcTTGTTATTTCACGGAGtaaatataataaattaaaactagAGCAAGCACAGGGATCTcgacaaaatgtaataaaagcAACTGGCTTAATGAGCTGAGGGATGTTGAAGAACATTTCTCTGGAAACTTTTCTTAAGGGAAAAAATGCTGATGACAGAGTTGCAGGTAAGGCCAACATTGAACGGATGTTTGTGTGCTATGCCAGTTTTGGGTTTATCTTTCATTTCTCAAGCTCCCCTGAGATTTTTTCTTCCATGCTGTTAAAGGCATTGACTAAGCAGTCTGTGGGTGGAGGATTAGAGCacaaaaaattgatgaaatgAAAGCAAGAAGGCAGCAAATACTGTAGAATGAGGTTCACAATGATCTGTACCATTGACCATATGAGCCCCTGAGTGTGTTACATGAACAGATTCCCCATAACCATGTAATACTGCTGGCCAGCAGTGGCTCGCTTTTAAATTTgcctaaatttaattttgtttctcttgacAACATAATTTAACACAGGAAGCTGTAGTTTAAAATAGCCTTTTGTCATGCCTCTCAAAAAGTCAGATAGTTTTCTTATACAGGCAGCTTAATAAAATTAGACATGAACATTGTATATCCAACTTCTTGGATTTTCTGTTGttccattgtttttttaacatgaCTTTAACATTTACCCTTGTGGAAAATATGTGCTCTCCGTTGGCCCTCTGTATTACTCACAGccctttcatttcattcatgagCTTAAATCagacaactttatttaaaaaaaaaaaattttcccaaaCCTGAGAGATTGCTTGTTGGTTGTCATCAACCATTCTTCGCTtctttccagcattttcattaGCTAAGTTGTTGTTGTGAAAATCACTGTCCATGGTTACAGTAGAATCTGTGTTCAGATCTctgacaaaaacaagcaatacATTATTATACATCTATATCAGATGATGTCAAtccatgaaattcatgtgtttgcatcctcgcagtt
The DNA window shown above is from Acropora palmata chromosome 7, jaAcrPala1.3, whole genome shotgun sequence and carries:
- the LOC141886583 gene encoding uncharacterized protein LOC141886583 isoform X1; this translates as MQTPTDLNTDSTVTMDSDFHNNNLANENAGKKRRMVDDNQQAISQEKIAKKGEMLSPVSTTNCGLKLDVYTQTESSFLTSNKSLSRVGELVQANNDKLERIEKFLETLGSKIEGFLMADEADNELSIAKKKEANSSSVKHTSGSDSGWPVTTVSVRRLDKVTESPRDINFPADSTKSPSLCSSPEGSSPASSTENQHLTNNSVSFNPGSQRGCRATGRSIPSKFMTSSSTGEPTTRGFVTEEQSETSSRGLERDLKGVGDTDSIVPVIISMGDNSKRSVTMEVPFEDIVKGASCTLEGLQHLCYSQGFWLGNKNNPLSRVWFCGENKLLGRSEASGTNPAKLSLNLLEALFTRDEMAASNINGARGRELLDPIKIKAIQAHINFKFPIEPEKEEIRWRFIKPRIDSKCRAQRRLQREQLARLESLSQTGTPGRVVRSRYPRVDPREKEELLYGNSRSTEFVLSTPRPQAAECSFQGTEAKLEDGQSSETIPVVKLPANEAIVKVSGTSVTVEGASSSEK
- the LOC141886583 gene encoding uncharacterized protein LOC141886583 isoform X2, encoding MDSDFHNNNLANENAGKKRRMVDDNQQAISQEKIAKKGEMLSPVSTTNCGLKLDVYTQTESSFLTSNKSLSRVGELVQANNDKLERIEKFLETLGSKIEGFLMADEADNELSIAKKKEANSSSVKHTSGSDSGWPVTTVSVRRLDKVTESPRDINFPADSTKSPSLCSSPEGSSPASSTENQHLTNNSVSFNPGSQRGCRATGRSIPSKFMTSSSTGEPTTRGFVTEEQSETSSRGLERDLKGVGDTDSIVPVIISMGDNSKRSVTMEVPFEDIVKGASCTLEGLQHLCYSQGFWLGNKNNPLSRVWFCGENKLLGRSEASGTNPAKLSLNLLEALFTRDEMAASNINGARGRELLDPIKIKAIQAHINFKFPIEPEKEEIRWRFIKPRIDSKCRAQRRLQREQLARLESLSQTGTPGRVVRSRYPRVDPREKEELLYGNSRSTEFVLSTPRPQAAECSFQGTEAKLEDGQSSETIPVVKLPANEAIVKVSGTSVTVEGASSSEK